The stretch of DNA TTGATTTTAATTACCAAATTGTGAGTTTGTCTGAAGCTGAGTTTGCTTTTCTGGAGGCTTGCGCGCCGGAACGAGGGGCAAGCGTTGGCGAATTGTTAGAAGCAACGGGCTTGGATTTGGAGGGGGCGCGATCGCTGCAACAGCGACAACTGATTCTGCTTGCTTGCTAGAGTTGGCGAGAAATTTAGAGATTCTTAAGAATTGTCACGCCACTGTGATAAGATTGCTTTTGGCTTGGCGAGCGATCGAGTCATTAATCCGATTGACAAACGCGCTTTTGCATCGTGAATCCGTCTAACTCATCGACTGAACCAACACCCCAGACGAGCGATCGAGAAAATACTTCGGCCTCCACCGCAGGAAACTCGATGGAAGAGTTCTATCAATTGCAGCAAACATTGTTGCGAAGCACTCTGATCGTCACCGCGATCGTTTTTATAGCCGTCTGGCTCTTTTACTCCCTCAACACTGCGTTTAATTACCTCGTAGGAGCCTGTACGGGAGTGGTTTATTTGAAACTGTTGGCGCGAGATGTCGAGCGTTTGGGGTCGAGCCAACAGCGCCTAGGAGTCAAAGGATTAGCGCTTTTTAGCGTCCTAATTATTGTCGCCAGTCGCTGGGGGCAATTGCATATTATCCCCGTCTTTTTAGGGTTTCTGACTTATAAAGCCGCGATTATCGTCTATACCGTGCAGACCGCAATTTTGCCTGCCGATGATAGATAGATAACGAGCAGTGTTGGGGAACGATCGAATCGCAAAATTTGGAGATTGAGGTAAATCTCGCGGAATGGAAATTTTAGATAGTTTGAACCTTCTCAATTCAGTGCCACTGGCTTCTTTGGAAGTTGGCAAGCATTTTTATTGGGAAATTGGAAACTTCCGAGTTCACGGGCAGGTCTTGCTCGTCTCCTGGTTCGTCATGGGGCTGCTCGCGATCGCCTCGATCGCGGCAACTCGCAACATTCAACGAATCCCCTCGGGAATGCAAAACCTGATGGAATCCGCCCTCGAATTTTTGCGAGAACTCGCTCGAAATCAACTGGGAGAAAAAGACTATCGCCCTTGGGTTCCCTTTATCGGGACGCTATTTTTATTTATTTTCGTCTCGAACTGGTCGGGCGCGCTGATTCCCTGGAAACTCGTCGAGCTTCCCGAAGGAGAATTAGCTGCTCCTACCAATGATATCAATACAACGGTAGCGCTAGCCTTGCTCACCTCCTTAGCGTACTTCTACGCCGGACTGAGCAAAAAAGGATTGGGATATTTCGCCAGCTACATCGAACCCATTCCGGTCCTCCTGCCGATTAAAATCTTGGAAGATTTTACCAAACCCCTCTCCCTAAGTTTCCGTCTATTCGGTAACATTCTTGCGGACGAATTGGTGGTAGCGGTGCTGGTGTTCCTCGTGCCTTTATTTATTCCCTTACCGCTCATGGCTTTGGGATTATTTACCAGTGCCATCCAAGCGCTCGTGTTTGCCACCTTAGCCGGGGCTTACATTCACGAAGCGATGGAAGGACACGGCGAAGAAGAACACTAACGCGCCTTCCGAGCAATCGTTATCTGGAAGCGCTAAAGTTCCTACCTTTAGGAGTTGAGCCACCCTAGAGCGCTAGAATTCAAACGGCAAAATTGCCAGTTGAAATCAGCCGCCCGATAACGCATCCCGGCTTGCGAGAACCGCCCTCGCACTTTGGGAGTTAATAAAGACTCCCCAAACTCAATAAATTGTCCGAAAAGGCAATTTTTTTAAACCACTCAACTTTAGTTCTGTAATCTCAAAGGTAAAGACGCAATATGAATCCTACAGTTGCTGCCGCTTCAGTAATCGCCGCCGCATTAGCAATTGGTTTAGCTGCTATCGGCCCTGGCATCGGTCAAGGTAACGCTTCCGGTCAAGCTGTCGCCGGGATTGCTCGCCAACCCGAAGCAGAAGGCAAAATTCGCGGAACGCTGCTGTTAACCCTCGCCTTCATGGAATCCTTAACCATTTACGGCTTGGTCATCGCCCTGGTGCTGTTATTTGCTAACCCCTTCTCGTAAGGTTTCTCAACGCTAACCATTGTAGAGTCGCGATCGCTCGTGACTCTACAAAGATGTCGAGTCCAAAGATGGATTTGTGAAATAAATGTTTGATTTTGACGCAACGCTGCCGGTGATGGCAGTGCAATTTTTGCTCCTCGTCGTAATTCTCAATGCCCTCTTTTACAAGCCCTTGGGTAAAGTCCTAGACGAACGAGCCGAATACATCCGTAAAGAAAACGCTTCGGCGCGCGAGCGCTTAGAGAAAGCGAAAGCTCTAGAGAAGCAGTACGAGCAAGAATTAGTGGACGTTCGTCGCAGAGCGCAAGAGATCGTCGCCAACGCCCAAGCTGACGCACAAAAGATCGTCACCGAGCAAACGCAAGCCGCTCAGAAAGAGTTGCAAGCCGAACGGGAAAAAATCGCCCGGGACATTGCCGCTCAAAAAGAC from Oscillatoria sp. FACHB-1406 encodes:
- the atpE gene encoding ATP synthase F0 subunit C; the protein is MNPTVAAASVIAAALAIGLAAIGPGIGQGNASGQAVAGIARQPEAEGKIRGTLLLTLAFMESLTIYGLVIALVLLFANPFS
- the atpB gene encoding F0F1 ATP synthase subunit A; amino-acid sequence: MEILDSLNLLNSVPLASLEVGKHFYWEIGNFRVHGQVLLVSWFVMGLLAIASIAATRNIQRIPSGMQNLMESALEFLRELARNQLGEKDYRPWVPFIGTLFLFIFVSNWSGALIPWKLVELPEGELAAPTNDINTTVALALLTSLAYFYAGLSKKGLGYFASYIEPIPVLLPIKILEDFTKPLSLSFRLFGNILADELVVAVLVFLVPLFIPLPLMALGLFTSAIQALVFATLAGAYIHEAMEGHGEEEH
- a CDS encoding ATP synthase subunit I, with the protein product MNPSNSSTEPTPQTSDRENTSASTAGNSMEEFYQLQQTLLRSTLIVTAIVFIAVWLFYSLNTAFNYLVGACTGVVYLKLLARDVERLGSSQQRLGVKGLALFSVLIIVASRWGQLHIIPVFLGFLTYKAAIIVYTVQTAILPADDR
- a CDS encoding F0F1 ATP synthase subunit B', whose product is MFDFDATLPVMAVQFLLLVVILNALFYKPLGKVLDERAEYIRKENASARERLEKAKALEKQYEQELVDVRRRAQEIVANAQADAQKIVTEQTQAAQKELQAEREKIARDIAAQKDQAFGALEAQVDALSRQILEKLVGPELANR